A single Tenacibaculum sp. Bg11-29 DNA region contains:
- the trpD gene encoding anthranilate phosphoribosyltransferase, whose translation MKQILNNLYQHKRLTKPEAKQVLIDIASGKFNDAHLASFMTVFMMRPISVDELSGFRDALKELAIKVDFSEYNTIDIVGTGGDGKDTFNISTMTSFIVAGTGQKVAKHGNYSVSSQSGSSDMLESFGYKFTNDEAILKSHLEKANICFLHAPKFHPAMKAVSSTRKALALKTFFNMLGPLVNPSSPQNQLLGTFNLEVARLYNYILQEEGSNYGIVHALDGYDEISLTSGFKLFTKNGEQLINPEDLGQKKLQQSDIFGGNSVADAAKIFKNIIEGNGTEAQNSVVLTNAAFALKIVDHKKSFTEAYEEAKNSLLGLKAKECLNKLVN comes from the coding sequence ATGAAACAAATATTAAACAACTTATATCAACATAAAAGATTAACTAAACCTGAAGCAAAACAGGTTTTGATAGATATTGCTTCAGGAAAATTTAATGATGCACATTTAGCATCTTTTATGACTGTTTTTATGATGCGTCCAATTTCTGTTGACGAACTTTCAGGATTTAGAGACGCTTTAAAAGAACTAGCCATAAAAGTCGATTTCTCTGAATACAACACCATAGATATTGTAGGAACTGGAGGTGATGGGAAAGACACTTTTAATATATCTACAATGACTTCTTTTATTGTTGCAGGAACTGGGCAAAAAGTAGCTAAACATGGTAATTACTCTGTTTCTTCACAGTCTGGATCATCTGATATGTTAGAAAGTTTCGGTTACAAGTTTACAAATGACGAAGCTATTTTAAAATCGCATTTAGAAAAAGCAAATATTTGTTTTTTACACGCTCCTAAATTTCATCCAGCAATGAAAGCTGTGAGTTCAACTAGAAAAGCATTAGCTTTAAAAACCTTTTTTAATATGCTAGGGCCATTAGTAAACCCGAGTTCACCGCAAAATCAATTATTAGGAACATTCAATTTAGAAGTTGCTCGCTTATACAATTACATTTTACAAGAAGAAGGCAGTAACTACGGAATTGTACACGCCCTAGATGGTTATGATGAAATATCGCTAACAAGCGGGTTTAAATTATTTACCAAAAACGGAGAACAATTAATTAATCCTGAAGATTTAGGACAAAAAAAATTACAACAATCAGATATTTTTGGAGGAAACTCTGTTGCCGATGCTGCAAAAATATTTAAGAATATTATTGAAGGAAACGGTACTGAAGCACAAAACAGTGTTGTTTTAACAAACGCTGCATTCGCTCTAAAAATTGTTGATCATAAAAAGAGTTTTACAGAAGCTTATGAAGAAGCTAAAAACTCTTTATTAGGTTTAAAAGCAAAGGAATGTTTAAATAAATTAGTAAATTAA
- the trpC gene encoding indole-3-glycerol phosphate synthase TrpC — protein sequence MTILDKIIAFKKTEVAKIKAEVPVKKLIESPNFKNTSFSLKKALLSIGSTGIIAEYKRKSPSKGIINNKSTIIEVTEGYLDANVAAQSILTDTSFFGGTMADLLEARTVNQIKPILRKDFIVDGFQIVEAKAIGADVILLIAAYLTTKELKNYGQLASDLGLEVLYEVHTQEDLDKINDLDNKIIGINNRNLKTFEVDLEHSINLANQIPDTAIKVSESGISDPRIITGLKEHGFQGFLIGETFMKTDNPGQACQDFINQIR from the coding sequence ATGACAATACTAGATAAAATAATCGCATTTAAGAAAACAGAAGTTGCTAAAATTAAAGCAGAAGTACCTGTAAAAAAATTAATTGAAAGTCCAAATTTTAAGAACACTTCGTTCTCACTAAAAAAGGCTTTACTTTCAATAGGTTCAACAGGAATTATAGCAGAATATAAACGCAAATCCCCTTCTAAAGGAATTATTAATAATAAATCTACAATTATTGAAGTAACAGAAGGGTATTTAGATGCAAATGTTGCTGCACAATCTATTTTAACAGACACTTCTTTTTTTGGAGGAACTATGGCTGATTTATTAGAAGCAAGAACTGTAAACCAGATAAAACCTATTTTAAGAAAAGATTTTATTGTGGACGGATTTCAAATTGTTGAAGCCAAAGCTATTGGTGCAGATGTTATTTTATTAATAGCTGCTTATTTAACAACAAAAGAATTAAAAAATTACGGGCAATTAGCAAGTGATTTAGGTTTAGAAGTTTTATACGAAGTACATACGCAAGAGGACTTAGATAAAATTAACGATTTAGATAATAAAATTATCGGAATTAATAATAGAAACTTAAAAACTTTCGAAGTTGATTTAGAGCACTCAATTAATCTAGCAAATCAAATTCCTGATACTGCAATTAAAGTCTCAGAAAGTGGAATTTCAGACCCTAGAATTATTACCGGATTAAAAGAACATGGTTTTCAAGGTTTTTTAATTGGTGAGACTTTTATGAAAACAGATAACCCTGGGCAAGCTTGTCAAGACTTCATCAATCAAATAAGATAA
- a CDS encoding phosphoribosylanthranilate isomerase produces the protein MKYIENIQQVAALQPDYLGFIFYDRSKRNFEGIIPDLPKEIKKAGVFVNEIPEIVVSFVEEYGLNMIQLHGEETPEYLDRLGTIFKESIAEKHPKAKYKIPEIIKTFGIKDDFDFNTLKPYEEFVDFFLFDTKGKERGGNGITFDWSVLKGYNSNKPFFLSGGIGMEEVNEIKELQKTDLPIYALDVNSKFETEAGLKSVKNIAEFKKQVIISKIK, from the coding sequence ATGAAATACATAGAAAACATCCAACAAGTTGCAGCACTGCAACCTGACTATTTGGGATTTATTTTCTATGATAGGTCGAAAAGAAATTTTGAAGGAATCATCCCTGATTTACCTAAAGAAATAAAAAAAGCAGGTGTTTTTGTAAATGAGATTCCTGAAATAGTAGTTTCATTCGTTGAAGAATACGGCTTAAATATGATACAGCTACATGGAGAGGAAACACCTGAGTACCTAGATCGTTTGGGTACAATTTTTAAAGAAAGTATTGCTGAAAAACATCCAAAGGCTAAATACAAAATACCAGAAATTATAAAAACTTTTGGAATTAAAGATGATTTCGATTTTAATACTTTAAAGCCTTACGAAGAGTTTGTTGATTTCTTTTTATTTGATACCAAAGGAAAAGAAAGAGGCGGAAACGGAATTACATTCGATTGGTCGGTTTTAAAAGGTTATAATTCTAACAAGCCTTTCTTTCTTAGCGGGGGAATTGGCATGGAAGAAGTAAATGAAATTAAAGAATTACAAAAAACAGATTTACCTATTTACGCTTTAGATGTAAATAGTAAATTTGAAACTGAAGCTGGCTTAAAATCAGTAAAAAACATAGCGGAATTTAAAAAACAAGTCATTATAAGTAAAATAAAGTAA
- the trpB gene encoding tryptophan synthase subunit beta: protein MESKFQPTKEGYYGQFGGAFIPELLYPNVKELEDNYLEILGSEAFQKEYKDLLQHYVGRPSPLYLAKRLSEKYGATIYLKREDLNHTGAHKINNTVGQILVAKHLGKTKIIAETGAGQHGVATATVCALMDLECVVFMGEIDIKRQAPNVARMKMLGAKVIPATSGSKTLKDATNEAIRYWIQHPETYYLIGSVVGPHPYPDMVARLQAVISEEMKVQLKAHTGKENPDTIIACVGGGSNAAGAFYHYLNDKDVELIAVEAAGLGVDSGESAATSQLGEVGVIHGSKTILMQDEYGQIVEPYSISAGLDYPGVGPLHAYLHETKRAKFMNATDKEALTAAYELTKIEGIIPALESAHALAVLPKMDLKKGQIVVINLSGRGDKDLETYIKHLE from the coding sequence ATGGAATCAAAATTTCAACCAACTAAAGAAGGGTATTACGGACAATTTGGAGGAGCATTTATCCCTGAATTATTATATCCAAACGTAAAAGAGCTAGAAGATAATTATTTAGAAATCCTTGGTTCAGAAGCTTTTCAAAAAGAGTATAAAGACTTACTACAACACTATGTTGGTCGACCAAGTCCGCTATACTTAGCAAAACGTTTATCTGAAAAATATGGAGCTACCATTTATTTAAAACGAGAAGACTTAAATCATACAGGTGCTCACAAAATAAACAATACAGTAGGTCAAATTTTAGTTGCCAAACATTTAGGTAAAACTAAAATTATTGCTGAAACAGGCGCAGGTCAACACGGAGTTGCCACGGCTACCGTTTGTGCGTTAATGGATTTAGAATGTGTTGTTTTTATGGGAGAAATAGACATAAAAAGACAAGCACCAAATGTAGCGCGTATGAAAATGCTTGGCGCAAAAGTAATTCCTGCAACTAGCGGAAGTAAAACTTTAAAAGATGCTACAAACGAAGCTATTCGTTATTGGATTCAACACCCAGAGACCTATTATTTAATCGGTTCTGTGGTTGGACCTCATCCGTATCCAGATATGGTAGCCCGTTTACAAGCTGTAATTTCTGAAGAAATGAAGGTGCAATTGAAAGCACATACAGGAAAAGAAAATCCCGATACAATTATTGCATGTGTTGGAGGAGGCTCTAATGCTGCAGGTGCTTTTTATCATTATTTAAACGACAAAGATGTTGAACTAATTGCTGTTGAAGCCGCTGGTTTAGGTGTTGATTCTGGTGAGAGCGCAGCTACCTCTCAACTTGGTGAAGTTGGTGTTATTCACGGTAGTAAAACAATTTTAATGCAAGATGAATACGGACAAATAGTTGAACCTTATTCAATATCTGCTGGGTTAGATTACCCTGGAGTTGGCCCTTTACATGCCTACTTACATGAAACTAAGCGTGCAAAATTCATGAATGCAACAGACAAAGAAGCTTTAACTGCTGCTTATGAATTAACTAAGATCGAAGGAATCATTCCTGCATTAGAAAGCGCACATGCATTAGCTGTTTTACCTAAAATGGATTTAAAGAAAGGTCAGATTGTTGTAATTAACCTATCTGGTAGAGGTGACAAAGATTTAGAAACCTACATTAAACATTTAGAGTAA
- the trpA gene encoding tryptophan synthase subunit alpha yields MNSVKNIFQNKSQDLLSIFFTAGFPELNDTKDVISELSSSGVDFIEVGLPYSDPLADGPTIQHSSAVALKNGINLDIIFNQLLEIKESNKTPLVLMGYLNQIIKYGEDRFCKKVKDCGIDTVIIPDLPMIEYENHYKELFANYGIINVFLITPHTSEERIRKIDSLTEAFIYVVASAAITGAKGEISQQQIDYFNRINAMKLKSKLILGFGISDRKTFATACNYTNGAIIGSAFIKELDKNGITGISNFIKQVK; encoded by the coding sequence ATGAATTCAGTAAAAAACATATTTCAAAATAAGAGTCAAGATTTACTCTCTATTTTCTTTACAGCTGGCTTTCCAGAACTAAACGATACTAAAGATGTAATCTCAGAACTAAGCTCAAGTGGTGTTGATTTCATAGAAGTAGGCCTTCCTTATTCTGATCCTTTGGCTGATGGCCCTACAATACAACACAGCAGTGCTGTCGCTCTAAAAAACGGAATAAACCTTGATATTATATTCAATCAATTATTAGAAATTAAAGAGTCTAATAAAACTCCATTAGTATTAATGGGATATTTAAATCAGATTATTAAATACGGTGAAGATCGTTTTTGTAAAAAAGTAAAAGATTGTGGAATAGATACCGTAATCATACCAGATTTACCAATGATTGAGTATGAAAATCATTACAAAGAACTATTCGCTAATTACGGAATAATTAATGTATTTTTAATTACTCCACACACTTCTGAAGAACGAATTCGCAAAATAGACTCATTAACCGAAGCATTTATTTATGTAGTCGCATCTGCTGCAATTACAGGAGCAAAAGGAGAAATATCACAACAGCAAATTGATTATTTTAATCGAATAAACGCAATGAAATTAAAAAGTAAGTTAATTCTTGGTTTTGGTATTTCAGATCGCAAAACATTCGCAACTGCTTGTAACTATACCAACGGAGCCATTATTGGATCTGCCTTTATAAAAGAGTTAGATAAGAATGGAATTACTGGTATTTCTAACTTTATAAAGCAAGTAAAATAA
- a CDS encoding co-chaperone YbbN, which translates to MIQELSNDNLAELVVNNPKVVVQFSATWCGNCRIMKPKFKKLSSENENIVFVIVDAEKFSESRKLADVSNLPTFATFVNGKIVNQVQTNKFDVLKSLVNEVI; encoded by the coding sequence ATGATACAAGAATTAAGCAATGATAATTTAGCAGAACTAGTTGTAAATAATCCAAAAGTCGTAGTACAGTTTTCAGCAACTTGGTGTGGTAATTGTCGCATTATGAAGCCAAAATTTAAAAAGCTATCTTCAGAAAATGAAAATATAGTTTTTGTAATTGTTGATGCAGAAAAATTTTCTGAGAGTAGAAAATTAGCAGATGTAAGTAACTTACCTACTTTTGCAACCTTTGTAAATGGTAAAATTGTTAATCAAGTACAGACCAATAAGTTTGATGTATTAAAAAGCTTAGTAAACGAAGTTATTTAA
- a CDS encoding peroxiredoxin, producing the protein MATAVGKKFPSLSVDAMNEMGDTFKLNVLEEAVNNKKKVLLFWYPKDFTFVCPTELHAFQEALGEFEKRNTIVIGASCDTPEVHFAWLNQSKDNGGIEGVTYPLLADSNRNLSSILGILDISEEIFDEATQTVQVVGDNVTYRATYLIDEEGIVFHEGINHMPVGRNVNEFLRLIDAYTHVQEKGEVCPANWEEGKDAMQPNAKGTAEYLASH; encoded by the coding sequence ATGGCTACAGCAGTTGGTAAAAAATTTCCAAGTTTAAGCGTTGACGCAATGAACGAAATGGGTGATACATTTAAGTTAAATGTATTAGAAGAAGCAGTAAATAATAAGAAAAAGGTATTGTTATTTTGGTATCCAAAAGACTTTACATTTGTTTGTCCTACTGAATTACATGCTTTTCAAGAAGCATTGGGTGAATTTGAAAAGAGAAATACTATTGTAATAGGAGCTTCTTGTGATACTCCTGAGGTACATTTCGCATGGTTAAACCAATCTAAAGATAATGGAGGAATCGAAGGTGTAACATACCCTTTATTAGCAGATAGTAATCGTAATTTATCATCGATTTTAGGTATCTTAGATATTTCTGAAGAGATATTTGACGAAGCTACTCAAACAGTACAAGTAGTAGGAGATAATGTAACATACAGAGCAACTTATTTAATTGATGAAGAAGGAATTGTTTTTCATGAAGGTATAAACCATATGCCAGTAGGTCGTAATGTAAATGAATTCTTACGTTTAATTGACGCATATACTCACGTACAAGAGAAAGGAGAAGTTTGTCCTGCAAACTGGGAAGAAGGTAAAGATGCTATGCAACCAAACGCAAAAGGAACTGCTGAATATTTAGCAAGTCACTAA